Proteins found in one Sporosarcina sp. FSL K6-3457 genomic segment:
- a CDS encoding tyrosine-type recombinase/integrase, translating to MTFSLVENKQFQIIDIKNELRNISTLPVLQNCLDEAEKNGQPAFHDFTDSDMMKWFLYERRHLNQENNRTERTVREYERELLLFIEQLFTYSAEIDVDMTYIIEGSLFKSLQSRHLRRYQEWLATHSPHVIRNGPYSPATLERKTTILKAFFSFLHKVGYIRQPIHEGLRIASVRKDDRPNRDLGPADIVTLLNTFRDIQQPIMFTIIHVLTTTGIRNEEFCTLEVKDLKVDAIQGGYYLDVLGKGNKRRHVPLKEKVVHSIRSFRQARGLLPIEQAQLEDPLFTTNTGRAYSPSYLSQYVKKEITSLEQLKLSDQTMTITPHVFRHAFAIISKLNGVDIYDIMRSLGHEKIETTMIYLEKVFEKERHAIHSWKSEGFGEYI from the coding sequence TTGACATTTTCACTTGTAGAAAACAAGCAATTCCAAATAATCGATATAAAAAATGAATTAAGAAATATTTCTACACTTCCTGTTCTCCAAAACTGCTTGGATGAGGCGGAGAAAAATGGCCAGCCGGCTTTTCATGATTTTACCGATTCTGATATGATGAAATGGTTTCTTTACGAACGTCGCCATTTAAATCAAGAAAATAATCGTACAGAAAGGACGGTACGGGAGTATGAGCGCGAGTTGCTATTGTTCATTGAACAGCTTTTCACGTATAGTGCAGAAATTGACGTAGATATGACCTATATAATAGAAGGCTCTCTGTTTAAATCACTCCAATCGCGTCATTTACGAAGGTATCAGGAGTGGTTAGCGACCCATAGTCCGCATGTAATTCGCAATGGCCCGTACTCCCCGGCTACACTTGAACGAAAAACAACGATACTGAAAGCATTTTTTTCATTTCTACATAAGGTGGGCTATATTCGGCAACCGATTCACGAAGGGCTACGAATTGCGTCGGTTCGAAAAGACGACCGGCCGAATCGCGATTTAGGCCCAGCGGATATTGTGACACTGCTGAATACATTTCGAGATATACAGCAACCTATTATGTTTACGATTATTCATGTTCTCACAACAACCGGCATTCGGAATGAAGAGTTTTGTACGTTAGAGGTAAAGGATTTGAAGGTAGATGCTATTCAGGGAGGCTACTATTTAGATGTGCTAGGGAAAGGCAATAAGAGGCGGCATGTGCCGTTGAAAGAAAAAGTCGTTCATAGCATTCGGAGTTTCCGTCAAGCACGGGGATTGTTGCCCATTGAACAAGCACAGCTGGAAGACCCTCTGTTTACAACGAATACAGGTCGCGCCTATTCCCCTTCCTATTTGTCGCAATACGTGAAAAAGGAAATTACTAGTCTAGAACAACTGAAGTTATCCGATCAAACGATGACGATCACACCTCACGTTTTTCGACATGCATTTGCGATTATTTCCAAGCTCAACGGCGTAGATATATATGACATTATGCGCTCTCTCGGGCATGAGAAGATTGAAACAACGATGATTTACTTGGAGAAAGTATTCGAAAAGGAGCGTCATGCCATTCATTCGTGGAAATCAGAAGGCTTCGGGGAGTATATTTAG
- a CDS encoding putative holin-like toxin: protein MTTFEVLVIMISFSSLIVTVIALAYDMSQKK from the coding sequence GTGACTACATTCGAGGTGCTTGTGATCATGATTAGTTTTTCTTCACTAATCGTTACTGTGATTGCATTGGCGTATGATATGTCGCAAAAGAAATAA
- a CDS encoding DUF4184 family protein — MPLTFAHPAAILPFSRKSRYIHFSALVLGSMAPDFEYFLKGRPMGEIGHTFAGFVWFNLPLVILIYFIYRIFVHETLFSHLPICLQDSHPKSIDSNGIVKIVVFCYSALFGMVTHIVWDSFTHINGYMVLEFPEFFTFSANIYGFSIPLYKFLQHGSTLLGLTIILIYMYVRASSQKNHSRNHVSTKHKLIFWSSTSLLAVVFVFLWYLMDYVSISSYGVVVVRMIDSFLLSLLVSSLAFKYKLSGIYKGD; from the coding sequence ATGCCACTAACTTTTGCTCACCCAGCAGCCATACTGCCATTCTCAAGAAAGAGTAGATATATTCATTTTTCTGCATTGGTATTGGGAAGTATGGCTCCTGATTTTGAATATTTTTTAAAAGGTCGGCCAATGGGGGAGATTGGACATACCTTTGCTGGATTTGTTTGGTTTAACTTACCGTTAGTAATTCTTATATATTTTATTTATCGTATATTTGTACATGAAACGCTATTCAGCCACTTACCGATTTGTTTACAAGATTCTCATCCAAAAAGTATAGATTCTAATGGAATAGTGAAAATAGTGGTATTTTGTTATTCTGCATTGTTTGGAATGGTGACCCATATTGTCTGGGATTCTTTCACGCATATCAATGGATATATGGTACTGGAATTCCCTGAATTCTTCACTTTTAGTGCTAATATTTATGGCTTTTCGATACCTTTGTATAAGTTTTTACAACATGGAAGTACATTATTAGGGCTAACAATCATTTTGATTTATATGTATGTTAGAGCTTCATCTCAAAAGAATCATAGCCGGAATCATGTTTCTACTAAACATAAACTTATTTTCTGGTCTTCTACATCACTTTTGGCGGTAGTATTTGTGTTTCTATGGTATCTGATGGACTATGTTTCAATTAGTAGTTACGGGGTAGTGGTAGTTAGGATGATTGACTCTTTTTTACTGAGCTTATTAGTTAGTTCTTTGGCTTTTAAGTATAAATTGTCTGGGATTTATAAGGGGGATTAA
- a CDS encoding zinc-dependent alcohol dehydrogenase family protein translates to MFAKCITFHDFGTPEDVLRVEDKMIQPPSTGEILVRMKMRPINPSDLIPIKGAYSHRISLPGIPGYEGVGIVEDVGPGVSQTLLGRRVLPLRGEGTWQEFVTTPADLAVPVPKTIDDFTAAQLYINPLTAWIICTEELKLKQGDTLLVNACGSAIGRIFAQLAKIVGFRLIAVTRNNTYTEQLLQLGATHVINTSGTPLQQAIMDLTNGYGATAAIDSIGGSAGTALAFCVRANGIIVTIGLLSGEPINWADIMNHAKVHVKLFHLRYWNQCVSVETWQNTFHDIIQFIHNEKLRLMEPGFQFDLIDVKEAVRMADFSKGNDGKVFLTSR, encoded by the coding sequence GTGTTTGCCAAATGCATTACATTTCACGACTTCGGTACGCCAGAAGATGTGTTACGTGTTGAGGATAAAATGATTCAACCTCCTTCTACAGGGGAGATTCTCGTAAGAATGAAGATGCGGCCTATCAATCCATCTGATTTAATCCCTATAAAGGGAGCCTATTCACACCGTATTTCTTTACCGGGCATTCCTGGCTACGAAGGTGTTGGAATTGTAGAAGATGTGGGACCAGGCGTTTCTCAGACGCTCTTAGGGCGACGTGTCCTACCATTGCGCGGGGAAGGAACTTGGCAAGAATTTGTTACAACCCCAGCAGATTTAGCTGTTCCTGTACCAAAGACAATCGATGATTTTACAGCAGCACAACTGTATATTAACCCGTTAACAGCGTGGATTATTTGTACTGAAGAATTGAAATTGAAACAGGGCGATACATTACTCGTCAATGCATGTGGATCTGCGATTGGACGTATTTTTGCACAGTTAGCAAAGATTGTGGGTTTTCGATTGATTGCTGTCACAAGAAATAATACTTATACAGAGCAGTTACTTCAACTGGGAGCTACGCATGTCATAAATACTTCGGGAACCCCATTACAACAAGCGATAATGGATTTAACAAATGGTTATGGAGCAACGGCTGCCATCGATTCGATTGGAGGATCAGCAGGTACGGCTTTAGCATTTTGTGTTCGCGCAAATGGTATAATTGTCACTATTGGGCTCTTGTCTGGTGAGCCAATCAACTGGGCGGACATTATGAATCATGCAAAGGTTCATGTGAAGCTATTTCACCTTCGCTACTGGAATCAGTGTGTTTCAGTCGAGACATGGCAAAATACTTTTCATGACATCATCCAATTCATTCACAATGAAAAATTACGATTGATGGAGCCGGGATTTCAATTTGATTTAATAGATGTGAAAGAGGCTGTTCGGATGGCGGATTTTTCAAAGGGGAATGATGGGAAGGTTTTTTTGACTAGTAGGTAA
- a CDS encoding group-specific protein, giving the protein MHDINEMENNSFIMEVNAPYSLNYLVFMQNIFENSKNSDGIRPLFPYVDSSRWGLLQNENFTNTFREIWNEVIGKNKRLDDHSSMLENENTLYQRLFENNENGRFGYSESIKLFLSWWDGIYGNIAIQKVFDDESMNKIYWELSKLIEPTTDITITRRLKIDLVYDQQLLKGKMADSWYVVVPIEDIFVLKPQLVPSLLKSCEITE; this is encoded by the coding sequence ATGCATGATATTAACGAAATGGAAAACAACTCATTTATAATGGAAGTAAATGCTCCATACTCTTTAAACTATTTAGTGTTTATGCAAAATATTTTTGAAAACAGCAAAAATAGTGATGGGATAAGACCGTTATTTCCGTATGTTGATAGTTCGAGATGGGGTTTATTACAAAATGAAAATTTCACCAACACATTTAGGGAGATATGGAACGAAGTAATCGGTAAAAATAAGCGTTTAGATGATCATTCTAGCATGTTGGAAAATGAAAACACCTTATATCAACGGCTTTTTGAGAACAATGAGAATGGGCGGTTTGGGTATTCTGAAAGTATAAAGTTATTTTTGTCTTGGTGGGACGGGATTTATGGGAATATTGCAATCCAAAAAGTATTTGACGATGAAAGCATGAATAAAATCTATTGGGAGCTATCAAAATTGATAGAACCAACTACTGATATAACCATCACTAGACGATTAAAGATTGATTTAGTATATGATCAACAACTGCTAAAGGGGAAAATGGCTGACTCGTGGTATGTAGTTGTGCCGATAGAAGATATATTTGTACTGAAACCACAATTAGTGCCAAGCCTATTAAAAAGTTGTGAAATTACTGAATAA
- a CDS encoding GNAT family N-acetyltransferase, translated as MKVRCLTAQDAEAYLAIRLKALQNNPEAFGSSYEEEKGQPVEKYILRFQSNDSITVGAFVDDQLVGVVTLFRESLAKLQHRANIIAMYVAPDQRGLGIGKSLMVEAIQVANNWAGVEQVYLTVVTTNESAKKLYASLGFEVFGIEKRALKVVDTYFDEEHMVLFL; from the coding sequence GTGAAAGTCAGATGTTTAACCGCACAAGATGCCGAAGCTTATCTAGCTATTAGGTTAAAGGCTTTACAAAACAACCCCGAGGCATTTGGCTCAAGCTATGAAGAAGAGAAAGGTCAGCCAGTCGAAAAGTACATACTTAGGTTTCAATCCAATGATTCCATTACTGTAGGTGCTTTTGTGGATGATCAGCTTGTTGGAGTGGTTACGTTGTTTAGGGAAAGCTTGGCTAAGCTCCAACATCGCGCAAATATTATCGCGATGTATGTAGCTCCTGACCAGCGTGGATTAGGAATTGGTAAGTCTCTGATGGTAGAAGCTATCCAAGTCGCAAACAATTGGGCAGGCGTGGAACAGGTTTATTTAACAGTGGTCACGACCAATGAATCTGCAAAAAAACTATATGCTTCATTGGGCTTCGAGGTTTTTGGCATAGAGAAAAGGGCATTAAAAGTTGTCGATACTTATTTTGATGAAGAGCATATGGTGTTGTTTTTATAA
- a CDS encoding HAD hydrolase-like protein, translating to MLYTMIFDMDGTLFQTDKILEMSLEETFYYLKSEGLWDKPAPVEEYREIMGVPLQVVWETLMPDHSNDIRAKVNVIFLGKLIENIHAGKGALYPNVEEVLDYLATENYSLFIASNGLPEYLAAIVDYYKLDRWIKETFSIQQIESQNKSDLVRTIIEKYDIEKGAVIGDRLSDIQAAKDNNLLAIGCNFDFAQQVELAQADEVIDDLAQLKDLVAVRGRLTT from the coding sequence ATGTTATATACAATGATTTTTGATATGGACGGTACACTATTTCAAACAGACAAGATATTGGAAATGTCGTTGGAGGAAACTTTTTATTACTTGAAATCTGAGGGATTATGGGATAAACCAGCTCCTGTTGAGGAGTACCGTGAAATTATGGGCGTGCCCTTGCAAGTAGTCTGGGAAACGTTAATGCCTGACCATTCGAATGACATACGCGCTAAAGTGAATGTTATTTTTCTCGGAAAACTAATTGAAAACATTCATGCAGGCAAGGGGGCACTGTATCCAAACGTCGAGGAAGTTCTTGACTATTTGGCAACAGAAAATTATTCACTATTTATTGCTAGCAATGGTTTACCAGAGTATTTAGCAGCAATCGTCGACTATTACAAGTTAGATAGATGGATTAAGGAAACATTTAGTATCCAACAAATTGAATCACAAAACAAATCCGATTTGGTTCGTACAATCATCGAAAAGTATGATATTGAAAAAGGTGCTGTCATTGGAGATCGATTATCTGATATTCAAGCAGCGAAAGATAATAACTTGCTGGCAATAGGCTGTAATTTTGATTTTGCTCAACAAGTTGAACTAGCGCAAGCTGATGAGGTTATTGATGATTTAGCGCAATTAAAGGATCTTGTAGCTGTCAGAGGGAGGTTGACTACGTGA
- a CDS encoding histidine phosphatase family protein, translating into MKTTLFMIRHAESPFVFGQERTRKLSEQGEFDANKITERFKQEKIDVIVSSPYTRAIQTIEGIADEYRMEITIFEGLKERPVKGAYKLPAEEIEQAIKKSYDDRDYCLPGGETMRQAQERAIPIIKQLLTDYQGKNIVVGTHGNIMTIIMNYFDEQYGYDFWKSTTKHDIYKLSFVENELSHVERLWK; encoded by the coding sequence ATGAAAACGACATTGTTTATGATTAGGCACGCAGAATCGCCATTTGTTTTTGGTCAAGAAAGAACTCGGAAACTATCAGAACAAGGTGAATTTGATGCTAATAAAATTACAGAGCGGTTCAAACAAGAAAAAATTGATGTTATTGTCTCAAGCCCATATACGAGGGCAATTCAAACAATCGAAGGAATCGCTGATGAATATCGGATGGAAATCACCATTTTTGAAGGGTTAAAAGAAAGACCAGTAAAAGGAGCATACAAGCTACCAGCAGAAGAAATAGAACAAGCTATAAAAAAATCTTATGATGACAGGGACTATTGTTTACCCGGTGGTGAAACAATGAGACAAGCACAAGAACGTGCAATCCCCATTATTAAACAATTGCTAACTGACTATCAAGGAAAAAATATAGTTGTAGGAACTCACGGAAACATCATGACCATAATCATGAACTATTTTGATGAGCAATATGGCTATGATTTCTGGAAAAGCACAACCAAGCATGATATTTATAAATTAAGTTTTGTAGAAAATGAGTTGAGTCATGTAGAGCGTTTATGGAAATAA
- a CDS encoding alpha/beta fold hydrolase, translating to MWTQQFIETTRGSFEVFIKGEGEPICVTHLYSAYNEKGNTFANPFTEHYTVYLVNLRGAGNSVESVYKDDLSMKVAVKDLEAIRTSLQFDQWAFAGHSTGGMLGLVYAIQAPESLTKMIIGGAAASKEYMNHPGSIYCQENPNNERLREIIRTINHPGTLVEEKRPLSREWIEMSLYLPENYEQYFNKPNSGSTVPERLDYYSYTELPNYDVTAQLSTISIPTTVYCGLHDAQCPHTFSEQMANAIPNSKLITFDESNHFPFTEEPEKFAEMLVDQ from the coding sequence ATGTGGACACAGCAGTTCATTGAAACAACAAGAGGTTCTTTTGAAGTGTTTATAAAAGGTGAAGGTGAACCCATTTGTGTGACACATCTATATAGTGCATACAATGAAAAAGGTAACACGTTTGCTAATCCATTTACGGAGCATTATACCGTCTATCTCGTCAACTTACGAGGAGCTGGAAACTCGGTTGAATCGGTATATAAGGACGATCTAAGCATGAAAGTGGCGGTTAAGGATTTGGAGGCGATACGAACTTCCCTGCAATTTGACCAATGGGCATTTGCAGGCCATTCGACAGGCGGAATGCTTGGCCTTGTCTACGCCATCCAAGCACCGGAATCACTTACTAAAATGATTATTGGCGGAGCTGCTGCCTCGAAGGAATATATGAACCACCCTGGTAGTATTTATTGCCAAGAGAACCCAAATAACGAACGTCTAAGAGAAATTATTAGGACTATCAATCATCCAGGAACACTCGTGGAGGAAAAGCGCCCGTTAAGTCGTGAGTGGATTGAAATGTCCCTTTACCTCCCAGAAAACTACGAGCAGTATTTCAATAAACCAAACAGTGGAAGTACCGTTCCAGAAAGACTTGATTATTACTCATACACCGAGTTGCCGAACTATGATGTAACGGCTCAACTTTCAACCATCTCGATACCGACAACTGTTTATTGTGGGTTACATGATGCCCAATGTCCGCATACTTTTTCCGAGCAAATGGCTAATGCAATCCCGAATTCGAAGTTGATTACATTTGATGAAAGCAACCATTTTCCATTTACAGAGGAGCCGGAGAAATTTGCAGAGATGCTAGTGGATCAATAA
- a CDS encoding IS4 family transposase: MIDHNHDNNQLPKELRSVFSELEIFKHLRNAGIQKSVGFSSSYLFQIVFCLIFQHRNWFSLLESKKAERYPAKDAVYRFLNQSTFNWRRFLLAFSASTIQKVGHLTDQTRPKVFIIDDSSFDRNRSKKVELLARCFDHASPKMRFYKGFRMLTLGWSDGYTFMPVDFSLLSSKNSQINGIQADIDKRTSGYKRRVNALQTAPEQIPAMIQRALSSGIDASYVLMDSWFTMPPLIKGIVDQGIDVIGMVKATKQRYSVAGQLVDLKKLYHLAQPVQDKKSILRSIHCVMSNGTPIKIIFIQNRNKKSEWLAILSTDCTLSEQEIVRIYGMRWDIEVFFKTTKSLLKLQKEFQGRSYDSLISHTTIVFSRYIVLAWQNRCNTDERTLGGLFYELCDEVNELDWAVALQQLIELFQDVLKQTNSKLKKLVENQLQQWMAGLPSYIKAYLPISPCES; this comes from the coding sequence ATGATAGATCATAACCATGATAATAATCAACTACCTAAAGAACTTCGCTCTGTTTTCTCAGAGCTAGAGATTTTCAAACACTTGCGTAATGCCGGCATTCAAAAGTCAGTGGGTTTCAGCTCTTCATACCTATTTCAAATTGTCTTTTGTTTGATTTTCCAACATAGAAATTGGTTTTCTCTTTTAGAATCAAAGAAAGCGGAGCGCTATCCAGCTAAAGATGCCGTGTACCGATTCTTAAATCAATCCACGTTCAATTGGCGACGGTTTTTACTAGCTTTCAGTGCCTCTACGATTCAAAAAGTGGGACACCTCACGGACCAAACTCGTCCAAAGGTGTTTATTATTGATGACTCATCTTTTGATCGAAATCGCAGTAAAAAGGTAGAGCTTCTCGCTCGCTGTTTTGATCACGCCTCACCAAAAATGCGTTTTTACAAAGGTTTCCGAATGCTTACATTGGGCTGGTCAGATGGCTACACGTTTATGCCGGTTGATTTTTCTTTACTCAGCTCGAAAAACTCTCAAATAAATGGAATTCAAGCGGATATCGATAAGCGTACATCTGGCTATAAACGCCGTGTAAATGCGTTACAAACGGCTCCTGAACAAATTCCAGCTATGATTCAGCGTGCGCTTTCGAGTGGAATTGACGCAAGTTATGTCTTGATGGATTCTTGGTTTACAATGCCACCTCTTATCAAAGGAATTGTTGACCAAGGGATTGATGTCATCGGCATGGTAAAAGCAACGAAACAGCGCTATTCCGTGGCGGGTCAGCTGGTTGATTTAAAGAAGCTTTATCATCTAGCGCAGCCCGTTCAAGATAAAAAGAGCATCCTTCGTTCCATTCATTGTGTCATGTCGAACGGGACACCTATAAAAATTATATTCATTCAAAATCGAAATAAGAAAAGCGAATGGCTCGCCATTCTCAGTACCGACTGTACGCTTTCCGAACAAGAAATTGTGCGAATTTACGGCATGCGCTGGGATATTGAGGTGTTTTTTAAGACGACTAAATCTCTTTTGAAACTCCAAAAAGAGTTTCAAGGTCGTTCATATGATAGCTTGATTAGCCATACAACGATTGTATTTTCTCGCTATATCGTACTGGCTTGGCAAAACCGCTGCAACACCGATGAACGGACATTAGGTGGGCTTTTTTATGAATTATGTGATGAAGTCAATGAACTAGATTGGGCTGTGGCTTTACAGCAATTGATCGAGCTTTTTCAAGATGTCCTGAAACAGACCAATTCCAAACTCAAAAAGCTAGTCGAAAATCAACTACAGCAATGGATGGCTGGTTTACCTAGTTACATCAAGGCTTATTTGCCGATTTCGCCCTGCGAAAGTTGA
- a CDS encoding ABC transporter ATP-binding protein, whose product MIIVKDISKQYGNFTALKNINLEFTNGLYGLLAPNGAGKTTLIKMLATLISPSEGEILYNGKNIVAMDEDYRSLLGYLPQQFGYYKNYTPKQYLLYLAALKGIGKKEAMAKIDDLLEKVALSEVTNKKMKKFSGGMIQRIGIAQSLLNDPKILILDEPTAGLDPKERARFRHLLTELARDRLVIVSTHIVSDVETIANEIIMIKNHELLYKDSVEKICATLDGHVFETTIPYEQLEAYRKQYVLLSEKQHQGAMVIRFIHKGEAEANWLPLIPQLEDVFLYEYRDDIQAEV is encoded by the coding sequence ATGATTATCGTGAAAGATATTAGTAAACAATATGGGAATTTTACGGCACTCAAAAATATCAATTTGGAGTTCACAAATGGGCTCTACGGACTACTCGCCCCAAATGGTGCGGGTAAAACGACATTGATCAAGATGCTGGCAACATTGATTTCGCCAAGTGAAGGAGAAATTCTTTATAACGGGAAAAATATCGTAGCGATGGATGAGGACTATCGTTCTTTACTCGGCTATTTGCCACAGCAATTTGGTTACTATAAAAATTACACACCGAAGCAGTATTTACTTTATTTAGCAGCGTTAAAGGGCATTGGAAAAAAAGAAGCTATGGCGAAAATTGATGACTTGCTAGAAAAAGTGGCTTTGAGTGAGGTCACAAATAAAAAGATGAAGAAATTTTCCGGGGGAATGATTCAGCGGATCGGTATTGCGCAGTCACTGTTAAATGATCCTAAAATCCTCATTTTGGACGAGCCGACTGCGGGATTGGATCCGAAAGAACGTGCGCGCTTTCGCCATCTGCTCACTGAACTTGCACGAGATAGACTAGTCATCGTTTCTACACATATCGTGTCAGACGTCGAGACGATTGCCAACGAAATCATTATGATTAAAAATCATGAGTTGCTCTATAAAGACTCGGTCGAAAAGATATGTGCAACGTTAGACGGACATGTCTTTGAAACGACGATTCCTTATGAACAACTGGAGGCTTATCGAAAACAGTATGTGCTGTTATCAGAGAAGCAGCATCAAGGTGCAATGGTAATTCGATTCATCCATAAAGGGGAAGCCGAGGCGAACTGGCTGCCACTCATTCCGCAGCTAGAAGATGTTTTTCTCTATGAATACCGAGATGATATCCAGGCGGAAGTGTGA
- a CDS encoding RNA polymerase sigma factor — MENDKRWIRQIQKNGNEAAANNLVSKYYNEMYVFMYKQTLNQELALDLTQEIFISVLKSIHSYDYKKASFRTWLYKLASNRLVDYFRSKNYKDIQLIQPIEDYDFEDEHDMTLSLEYKDDVERATALINELDASSQQVVRLKLFGDYTFQEIAEIETIPPSTVKTKYYAALKKIRKGMGKAHND, encoded by the coding sequence ATGGAAAATGACAAGCGTTGGATACGCCAAATACAGAAAAATGGTAACGAGGCTGCCGCAAATAATCTTGTTTCAAAGTATTATAACGAGATGTATGTCTTTATGTATAAGCAAACACTCAATCAGGAGCTGGCACTCGATCTCACACAAGAAATATTTATTAGCGTCTTGAAGTCGATTCACAGTTATGACTATAAGAAAGCATCATTTCGAACCTGGTTGTATAAGCTGGCCTCTAATCGGCTCGTCGATTATTTCCGGTCGAAAAACTATAAAGATATTCAGCTCATCCAGCCTATCGAGGATTACGACTTTGAGGATGAGCATGATATGACCCTTTCACTCGAGTACAAAGATGATGTTGAAAGGGCAACAGCACTTATTAATGAACTGGATGCCAGCTCACAGCAAGTCGTCCGCCTTAAACTATTTGGGGATTATACGTTTCAGGAAATCGCTGAAATCGAAACGATTCCACCATCGACGGTGAAAACAAAATACTACGCGGCATTGAAAAAAATTCGAAAAGGAATGGGGAAAGCTCATAATGATTAA
- a CDS encoding cysteine-rich CWC family protein, with translation MNQAKLCPLCQEDNKCGLTNNPSAGVCWCFEAGFPKEIFDQLAPDREKVCICENCLVEFKS, from the coding sequence ATGAATCAAGCGAAACTTTGTCCGCTCTGCCAGGAAGATAATAAGTGTGGGTTGACTAATAATCCTTCAGCAGGCGTCTGTTGGTGTTTTGAAGCAGGCTTTCCAAAAGAGATTTTCGACCAGTTAGCTCCTGATCGTGAAAAAGTTTGTATTTGTGAAAATTGCTTGGTAGAATTTAAGTCTTAA
- a CDS encoding redoxin domain-containing protein, translating into MKRVIGLSIVALLIGMMIVIMVKSNIEQLEPIDESLATARFPKPAEESGLKIGETPPDFELTTISGDLIKLSDLKGKKVILNFWTSWCTWCKAEMPYMENYYQQYKESANVEIMAINMTDSEHQGIKGVQRFVDAYGLTFPIPLDIDGEIEIAYRITSFPTTYMLGSDGKIGQRIVGPMDEDRMKDLVDNLE; encoded by the coding sequence ATGAAAAGAGTGATTGGACTAAGTATAGTAGCGCTATTAATCGGTATGATGATAGTTATCATGGTAAAGTCAAATATCGAACAGCTTGAACCAATTGATGAGTCGCTTGCTACTGCGAGATTTCCCAAGCCTGCCGAAGAGTCCGGATTAAAGATCGGGGAAACACCACCTGATTTTGAGCTGACCACCATTTCTGGGGATCTTATTAAATTGTCGGATTTGAAGGGGAAAAAGGTGATTTTGAATTTTTGGACATCCTGGTGTACGTGGTGTAAGGCGGAGATGCCTTATATGGAAAACTATTATCAGCAGTACAAAGAATCCGCAAACGTTGAAATTATGGCGATTAATATGACTGATTCAGAGCATCAGGGGATTAAGGGGGTGCAGCGTTTTGTGGATGCCTATGGGTTAACTTTCCCGATTCCGCTTGATATAGATGGTGAAATAGAGATTGCATACAGAATTACATCCTTTCCAACAACATATATGCTTGGAAGCGATGGGAAGATTGGGCAACGAATTGTCGGTCCTATGGATGAAGATAGAATGAAGGATTTGGTGGATAATCTTGAATAA
- a CDS encoding putative holin-like toxin has product MTIFQTIVLMISFSSLIVAVIGLAEKISQKK; this is encoded by the coding sequence ATGACGATATTCCAGACGATTGTACTGATGATAAGCTTTTCTTCATTAATTGTTGCGGTCATTGGACTAGCTGAAAAAATCTCTCAAAAAAAATAA